In the Bacteroidales bacterium genome, TCGTCAGGTGAATTCAAATAATCGTAATCCGATGAACGAAGAAAACCATAACCATCGGGCATGATTTCAAGAACTCCTTCACTATTAACCACGCCATCAAATTCAGAGATCAGGTCATTGGTATTCCTGCGTTCATAAAATTTAGTGCGGGGTTGAAATTCCTTTTTCTCGCTTTCTTCAGGTTTTTGAACTTCTTCTTTTGGTTCTGTTTGAATTTCGTTTTCCGGTGGTGTTACTTCTTTATTTTCGATAACCTCATTATTAACTACCGGTGTAATTTCAAATGTTTCGGGTACTTCTTCAACCACAGGTGAAATGTTTTCAACGCTTAATTGTATGGCTGTGGGGTCAACAATAAGTTCTTTATTTTCGGGAAAATCGATTTTTATTTTTTTATGAATAGGTTCTTTTACAATACCGTCTTCAGTATTTTTTCTCCGGTGCCGGAATATTTTGCGTTCTTTCGATTCTTTTTCAGCAACAATATCTGCGGGCGAAGGATTCAACGCCTGATGGTCAAGTATTTTGTAAATAAGTTCTTGTTTTTTTAATGCTTCGTACTTGGGAATGTTTAGTTGTTTTGCAATTTCTTTTAACTCCGTAGCGAGTTTGTTGTTTAATTCAATAATGTCGTACATGAATGAGATGTTTTGTTAATAATGATAATTTTAGAAATAATTATTATTAGAGTTAATAATAGTTGTGATTTAATTATTTTAAAGAAAAAATTGATTTATAAAAAAGGAAATGCCTTTGGGAATTGTATTGCAATATTACAACTTTTTTATAAAACAACAAAATTTTTTAGAATATAGAACATACATCATATTAAAATTAGTTGTTATTTTTGCCGTAATAAAAATTTTAGTTCTATGATACAAAGAATTCAGACACTTTGCTTACTTATCGCATTAGGTACAATCTCGGCATGTTTCTTTCTTCCTTTCTGGGAATACCAGGGCAGCGACTATTTGTATGAGGTAAATGTTTTTGCTGTAAAATTCATTAGCGGCAATCCTCAGATTTTGTATGTAAGTACAATACCTATTTTAATAATACTTGCTGTTTCAGGTCTTATTACTATTGCCGCAATATTTTATTTTAAAAACAGGCAAATGCAAATGAAAATAAATAATTTCAATATTTTCCTTACCATAATTTTTTCAGGAACTGTATTTTTGTGGATACCTTATATGATAAATCAACAAATCCCTACAGCTGTGGCATCTTGGAAGTATGGATTAATTTTACCGCTTATCACTTTGTTCTCACTTATTTTTGCAAATCAATTTATTAAGAAAGACGAAAAGCTTGTAAAATCAGCTGATAGATTGAGATAGATTTATTCTTTGTCATTAGTTGTAGGGTTGCGCAACTGGTTTGGTGGAAAGTGGAAAAAAACTATTACCTAAAAACAAATTTTTTGACCAGCTGCCTAACCTATAAACATAAGCCCATTGTTAATAGTTGTTGGGTTGTGCAACTGGTGTTAAGTTAAGTCTAATATGTTACAGAATGTCATGTTGAGTTTATCGAAATGTGAACATTCTGTAAGCGGTTTATCCTTCGATGAACTCAGGATGACCGCTATTTCAAAATTAACTTAACAATAGTGTGGTGGAAAGTGGAAAAAAACTATTACCTAAAAACAAATTTTTTGACCAGCTGCCTAACCTATAAACATAAGCCCATTGTTAATAGTTGTTGGGTTGTGCAACTGGTGTTAAGTTAAGTCTAATATGTTACAGAATGTCATGTTGAGTTTATCGAAATGTGAACATTCTGTAAGCGGTTTATCCTTCGATGAACTCAGGATGACCGCTATTTCAAAATTAACTTAACAATAGTGTGGTTGAAAGTTGAAAAAACTATTAACAAAAACAAATTACTTGACCAGCTGCACTACCTATAAACAAATGACTCTTTTTTTAAGATTGTATTATTTTATTCCGAAAAAGTTTATAATGTTATCCACCTCTGAATCCCAGTAATTATAGTCATGTGCTGCTTCCGGCATATTGAGTTTTATTTTTAATGCAGGATGATATTTTTTCAGCGAATCATAAAATTCAATGGTTTGTTCGGGTGGAACAACTTTATCTTTTTTGCCATGACCTAAATAAATAGGTGTTTTAAATTCATTAATTCGAAAAACGGGATTATCAATTTTTTGCCAACGTTCCTTGTATGTCCCGAATGCTCCGTAGAATGCAGTAACCAGTCTGTCGGTTGGTAATTTAACCTGGTCGTAATCACCTGAAAGTGCTGCTGCTCCTTTGAATAAATAGGGGAAATCAAGAAGCACTAATGCAACACCACGTGCACCTGTTGATAATCCTACAATATAGTTATTGTCATTTTCAATCAACAATCCAAAATCTTTTTTTAACAAAGGAATAAGAGTATCTGAAAGCCATGAACGTGTTGGGTAAATAAGCATATCGGCGCGGGTTTCGGGATAGTTTATATCCTGGTACAAACTTTTACCCATATCGGGAAGTACAACATAAAATCCTAGTTTGGTAACTTTATCACAAATGCTGGTCTTTGTGCACCAGTCATCGGCAGGCAGATTCCAGCCATGTAACATTAAGAAAACACCTTTCCTTTTTTCTGAAGGAACTTTAATAAAAACTTTTCTATTATTGATTGTTAACAGGGTATCGGTTTTCGGACTTTTATTTTTGATGCTGCTGTCGGTATTGATTTTACAGGTATCGTATGAAGATGCAGAATTTGCTTTGGTCTCGAAAATTGAAATAAAATAGGATAAAATAAAAATCAATAGTAATAGAATTATTAATGCTATGATTATAAAATAAAGAGTTTTGCCAGGTTTCATCTCTGATTATTTAAAATGTAATTCATGATTTTTTCTTTGTCGTTTGGGTGAAACCATTGCATAGCTTTATTTTTCCGGAACCATGTAAGTTGTCGCTTCGCATATTTACGTGTATTAATATTTATATTTTCAATGGCTTGCTCTAATGTGGTTTTCCCTTCAATATATTCGAATAACTCTGTATATCCAACAGTATTAAGGGCGTTCAGGTTGCGGAAAGGATATAGTTCAGTGGCTTCTTCAACTAGCCCTTGTTGAATCATTATATTGGTGCGCTTTTTAATTATTTCTATAAGTTCATTTTTTTCGCGATTCAGCCCGATAAATAAACAATTGAAATTTCTTTTTTTATTTTTACTTTTCCTGAGATCTGAATATTTTAACCCGGTAGTCATGCAAACTTCTACAGCACGTATAAGCCTTGCGGGATTATTCATATCAACCTGTTTGCAAAATTCAGGGTCGAGATTTTTAAGCATCACCTGTAATGAAGTTATTCCTTCCGCTTCAAATTTTGCTTTCAGGTATTCACGTGTATCGGTATCTGCATCGGGTAAGTCGTCGATTCCTTTAACAACGGCATCAATATATAAACCTGAACCGCCTGTCATTATAAGGCGATCATGATCTTTAAAAAGCGAATCAATCTTTTTTATTGCATCATTTTCATATTTTGAAACGTTGTAATAATCATAAATAGAAAGGTGCCCGATAAAATGATGTTTTACTTCTTTAAGTTCTGAATCGGAAGGAGGAGCTGTGCCTATTTTTAATTCTTTATAAAACTGGCGTGAATCGGCAGAGATAATTTCTGTACGGAAAAATTTAGCTACTTCAATACTAAGTTTTGTTTTACCAACAGCTGTTGGTCCTGTAATAATGATAATCTGTTTATCAGAATTTGTCATCATCAAAATTTGCACTGCCTTCGCTACCTTCAGCGTTGAATTCGTCGGAAAATTCAGAATCGGAAAATAATTCTGATTCTTCATTTTCTTCATCTTTTAATGGCGGAACATCATATAATAATTCTTCATCATCGTCATCCAACCCGGCTGAAACTTTTATAGATTGCGCTCCAGCCTTAGGTATCTCGCCTGATTTTTTAATACAGCGCGGGTAAGTAACTCCTTTTTCTGCAGGAATAATTTTGCTTAATTCAATATAAAATTCATATAAGTTTAGAAAGTCATACACATAAATCAAACGCTGGTGAGGGTCGTCAATAAACTTGTTCAATTTGCATGATTTCATTATCAGCGGAGCTGTTTCCTTTTCTTCTTCTTCGCTCATATCAATAAGAGCGATTTCTTTTTTGCGATTCCACTTATTGTCGCAAATATAAAATGATGCTAATTCTTGTCCGCTAAGCCCGGCAGCCTGGATAATGGCTTTGTGGAAACTTTCAAAAGTATCACCTGAGCTGATTTCAATGTCGAGAAAAAAATCATCCAGATCTTCAAGCAGTATTTTAAATCTGTACACGTGCATAACCGTTCATTTTTCAGTTTAACAACATGAGGTAAAATTAGTATTTTTTTTATAATATAAAGATAAAGGATTTCAATAAAAATATCAACAGTTTATTAAAAAAAATCATAGAAACATTGTAAGATTATATCGATAAATAATTTCTAAATAAAAAAAAGATTAGGAATGTTTCAGTCCCAGTTTTTCGCCTTCCTGTAGCATAAGCTGATAAGCTTCTTCAAAAGTATTTCCTATGATTCCGTCGAGAATGGCTTCACGTATGGCTTCTTTGATGATGCCTACTT is a window encoding:
- a CDS encoding DUF4293 domain-containing protein, translated to MIQRIQTLCLLIALGTISACFFLPFWEYQGSDYLYEVNVFAVKFISGNPQILYVSTIPILIILAVSGLITIAAIFYFKNRQMQMKINNFNIFLTIIFSGTVFLWIPYMINQQIPTAVASWKYGLILPLITLFSLIFANQFIKKDEKLVKSADRLR
- a CDS encoding prolyl oligopeptidase family serine peptidase, with the translated sequence MKPGKTLYFIIIALIILLLLIFILSYFISIFETKANSASSYDTCKINTDSSIKNKSPKTDTLLTINNRKVFIKVPSEKRKGVFLMLHGWNLPADDWCTKTSICDKVTKLGFYVVLPDMGKSLYQDINYPETRADMLIYPTRSWLSDTLIPLLKKDFGLLIENDNNYIVGLSTGARGVALVLLDFPYLFKGAAALSGDYDQVKLPTDRLVTAFYGAFGTYKERWQKIDNPVFRINEFKTPIYLGHGKKDKVVPPEQTIEFYDSLKKYHPALKIKLNMPEAAHDYNYWDSEVDNIINFFGIK
- the miaA gene encoding tRNA (adenosine(37)-N6)-dimethylallyltransferase MiaA — protein: MTNSDKQIIIITGPTAVGKTKLSIEVAKFFRTEIISADSRQFYKELKIGTAPPSDSELKEVKHHFIGHLSIYDYYNVSKYENDAIKKIDSLFKDHDRLIMTGGSGLYIDAVVKGIDDLPDADTDTREYLKAKFEAEGITSLQVMLKNLDPEFCKQVDMNNPARLIRAVEVCMTTGLKYSDLRKSKNKKRNFNCLFIGLNREKNELIEIIKKRTNIMIQQGLVEEATELYPFRNLNALNTVGYTELFEYIEGKTTLEQAIENININTRKYAKRQLTWFRKNKAMQWFHPNDKEKIMNYILNNQR